One window of Dyadobacter sandarakinus genomic DNA carries:
- a CDS encoding glycoside hydrolase family 2 TIM barrel-domain containing protein, with translation MHSCIHYRLWAVTFVLLSAVNSIRAQTTPEWQDPQVISVNTERPRADFTPYPDEKSALERLPASPLVQSLNGNWKFRWASHPSKALKNFYDPALSDNGWDNMPVPSSWQIVGARENRPYDRPVFSSPTYPFKPNPPRIDSDTNAVGMYRTTFTVKDDVKSRQFFLQFQGVQSACYVWLNGVAIGYHEDGMTPFEFDITQDVKAGINHLAVEVINLSDGSYLENQHNWRLAGIFRDVNLLVLPKVVLADYHVKTQLDASHENAVLRLSAFVKNYGDTPIYAHQVLFTLYDAAKNVAVPPVSQMVGTLEPFKEAALRLEVPVPNPAKWSADLPQLYTLTIQLMNSDGKVLEVASQRVGFRDVKIKGGQLLVNGKAITIKGVNRYESDPENGRTLSRETMLRDVVLMKQHNINAVRTAHNPHDPYWYDLCDEFGLYVMDEANIESSGPWNKNIGLADNPDWKPAFLARGNAMMERDKNHPSIIIWSLGHDSGMGSNFTALADFIRLADPTRPVFYDEKKDAKPTSLNSFDIISGPNPGIQDMQELIKKDKTRPLILGEYARAAGNALGGLKAYWDVIDKYPSMQGGFISSWADQGLKMKNPDGTFYWDYFNQSDNDHADNGLVTPDRTPQPELSEVRKVFQSVRFDAPDTLRNGEKNITISNQYDFLSMQNFELVWSVLENGKIIGKSNTLTNLPTAPKQKQTYAIPYEVTRKPGAEYFLNLSLRLKEPTPWAAKGFEVAWQQIPIANTSPEKPQISLYQNRPLRITQVSSGRVMVSGQDFSVTIDKNTGGIISFKNKKEEMLEKGFRPSFWRVPVRNDVYGGTGSMAARWHNAGLDSLNVASSSMQTRRITSQVYRVEIRQQLRGLKGETSVTSIYTVYASGDVHVQYSFGGSTGEWPSLARIGVQFQMPAAFNKLQWYGNGPYETYADRKASGKISVYSGSVAEQHFPYISPQENGKKTNVRWAAITNAEGTGLAAAADSLLSINVHDYTASDLMLSEKKGAVLARNTTTSVNLDLAQMGLGTVTGTGQTVEERYQLPARSYTYGFRLKAIESGQDISQQFNNTLPYLARGALSAQVSADESTVEEESLEEEEPVRKTVVRKAAVRKAPARKRKSGRRRRR, from the coding sequence ATGCATTCATGCATACACTACCGGCTTTGGGCAGTTACATTCGTGCTGCTGTCGGCCGTCAATTCGATACGTGCCCAAACCACCCCCGAGTGGCAGGACCCGCAGGTAATCAGCGTCAATACCGAGCGCCCGCGTGCTGACTTCACTCCTTATCCCGACGAGAAAAGTGCATTGGAACGACTACCGGCCAGTCCGCTGGTACAATCCCTGAACGGTAACTGGAAATTCAGGTGGGCTTCCCACCCTTCCAAGGCATTAAAAAACTTTTACGATCCCGCTCTGTCCGACAATGGCTGGGACAACATGCCGGTGCCTTCCAGCTGGCAAATCGTGGGTGCCCGCGAAAACCGCCCCTATGATCGCCCGGTTTTTTCCAGTCCTACTTACCCGTTTAAACCCAATCCGCCGCGCATTGACAGCGATACAAATGCAGTAGGCATGTACCGGACTACCTTCACGGTCAAAGACGATGTGAAATCCCGGCAATTTTTCCTGCAGTTTCAGGGTGTACAATCCGCCTGCTACGTGTGGCTGAACGGTGTAGCGATCGGGTATCATGAAGATGGTATGACGCCGTTTGAGTTTGATATTACGCAGGATGTAAAAGCCGGCATCAACCACCTTGCCGTGGAGGTAATCAACTTGTCGGACGGCAGCTACCTCGAAAACCAGCATAACTGGCGGCTTGCGGGCATATTCAGGGATGTAAATCTGCTGGTACTGCCCAAAGTTGTACTCGCCGACTACCATGTAAAAACGCAGCTGGATGCATCGCATGAAAATGCGGTTCTGAGGCTGAGTGCATTTGTGAAAAACTACGGGGATACGCCCATTTACGCCCACCAGGTACTGTTTACCTTGTACGATGCTGCCAAAAACGTGGCAGTACCCCCGGTTAGCCAGATGGTAGGTACACTGGAACCGTTTAAGGAAGCAGCGCTCCGGCTCGAAGTACCCGTACCGAACCCCGCCAAATGGAGTGCGGATCTGCCGCAGCTGTATACCCTCACGATCCAGCTCATGAATTCAGACGGGAAGGTACTGGAAGTTGCAAGCCAGCGGGTGGGATTCAGGGATGTAAAAATAAAAGGCGGACAATTGCTTGTAAATGGGAAAGCCATCACGATCAAAGGCGTAAACCGCTATGAATCGGACCCTGAAAACGGACGCACGCTGAGCCGCGAAACCATGCTCCGGGATGTTGTCCTCATGAAGCAGCACAATATTAATGCGGTGCGCACTGCGCATAACCCCCATGATCCGTACTGGTACGACCTGTGTGACGAGTTCGGATTGTACGTGATGGACGAAGCCAATATTGAAAGTAGTGGGCCGTGGAATAAAAACATTGGCCTTGCCGACAATCCGGATTGGAAGCCGGCCTTCCTGGCGCGTGGTAATGCCATGATGGAGCGTGACAAAAATCATCCTTCTATCATTATCTGGTCTTTGGGACATGACTCGGGAATGGGCAGCAACTTTACCGCCCTGGCCGACTTCATCAGGCTGGCAGATCCTACCCGGCCGGTATTTTACGATGAAAAAAAAGACGCAAAACCCACGTCCCTCAACAGCTTTGACATCATATCCGGCCCGAATCCCGGCATACAGGATATGCAGGAGCTGATCAAAAAAGACAAAACACGGCCCCTTATCCTGGGTGAATATGCACGGGCTGCCGGCAATGCATTGGGTGGCCTGAAAGCCTATTGGGATGTCATCGACAAATATCCTTCCATGCAGGGCGGTTTCATCAGCAGCTGGGCAGACCAGGGATTGAAAATGAAAAACCCTGACGGTACATTCTACTGGGATTATTTTAATCAGTCTGATAATGACCATGCAGACAATGGTCTGGTAACACCCGACCGCACGCCGCAGCCTGAGCTTTCAGAAGTCAGGAAGGTTTTTCAATCTGTGCGTTTTGATGCACCGGATACCTTGCGTAATGGAGAAAAAAATATCACGATCAGTAACCAGTACGACTTTTTGTCAATGCAAAACTTCGAGCTGGTGTGGTCAGTACTGGAAAATGGGAAGATCATTGGTAAATCAAATACCCTGACCAACCTGCCCACGGCGCCGAAACAAAAGCAAACCTATGCGATACCCTATGAAGTTACCCGCAAACCCGGAGCAGAGTACTTCCTCAATCTCAGCCTGCGCCTGAAAGAACCTACCCCCTGGGCAGCAAAGGGTTTTGAAGTAGCCTGGCAGCAGATCCCGATCGCTAATACCAGTCCGGAGAAACCGCAAATCAGCCTGTACCAGAACCGTCCGTTGCGCATTACGCAGGTAAGCTCGGGCAGGGTCATGGTTTCGGGGCAGGACTTTTCCGTAACCATTGACAAAAACACAGGAGGTATTATTTCATTTAAAAACAAAAAGGAAGAAATGCTGGAAAAAGGCTTCCGGCCGTCGTTTTGGCGGGTACCCGTTCGTAATGACGTGTATGGAGGCACCGGTAGTATGGCAGCACGCTGGCACAATGCCGGCCTGGATTCGCTGAACGTTGCTTCATCCAGCATGCAGACCCGGCGGATCACAAGCCAGGTATACCGGGTGGAAATCAGGCAGCAGCTCCGCGGGTTGAAGGGTGAAACTAGTGTAACATCAATCTATACCGTGTATGCATCCGGCGATGTACATGTGCAGTACAGCTTTGGCGGAAGTACAGGTGAGTGGCCCTCACTGGCCCGTATTGGCGTCCAGTTTCAAATGCCTGCCGCTTTCAACAAACTCCAATGGTATGGAAACGGCCCCTACGAAACCTATGCCGACAGGAAAGCTAGCGGAAAAATCAGCGTATACAGCGGCTCTGTGGCAGAGCAGCATTTTCCATACATCTCACCCCAGGAAAATGGAAAAAAAACGAACGTTCGCTGGGCAGCGATCACCAATGCTGAAGGAACAGGACTGGCCGCTGCAGCCGATTCGCTACTGAGCATTAACGTGCACGACTACACCGCCAGCGACCTGATGCTTTCCGAAAAAAAAGGGGCTGTACTCGCCAGGAATACGACCACGAGCGTCAATCTGGACCTGGCACAAATGGGATTGGGAACTGTTACTGGCACCGGGCAAACAGTGGAGGAGCGTTACCAGCTTCCTGCCCGCAGCTACACTTACGGATTCCGCCTCAAAGCGATTGAGAGCGGACAGGATATAAGCCAGCAGTTTAACAATACATTGCCCTATCTGGCTCGTGGCGCGTTATCGGCACAGGTAAGTGCAGACGAAAGTACTGTGGAAGAAGAATCATTGGAAGAGGAAGAGCCGGTACGTAAAACCGTTGTAAGAAAAGCAGCCGTGCGCAAAGCTCCCGCGCGTAAAAGAAAATCAGGCCGCAGGAGGAGACGGTAA
- a CDS encoding YceI family protein, whose translation MKLRILGMVSGTMVTIALSCGQVKAQGGMFATNAGVTRFSSETPLENINAENKKSQAILNTSSNELAIRMNMRDFVFPNKLMQEHFNENYIESEKYPVATFSGKVDKAPDYTKDGTYDVTATGKFTVHGVTKERSIAGKVKVEGGKISISSDFDVALTDHKIEVPQVVFVKIAQVISVKAQYVLTPYKK comes from the coding sequence ATGAAACTGCGGATTTTAGGCATGGTGTCCGGCACCATGGTCACGATTGCTTTGTCCTGCGGACAGGTTAAGGCACAGGGAGGAATGTTTGCAACGAATGCGGGGGTTACACGCTTTTCGTCCGAGACACCACTTGAAAATATCAATGCGGAAAACAAAAAATCACAGGCGATCCTCAATACCAGCAGCAATGAGCTAGCCATCCGGATGAACATGCGTGACTTTGTTTTTCCCAACAAGCTTATGCAGGAACATTTCAATGAAAACTACATTGAGTCGGAAAAGTATCCGGTCGCCACGTTCAGCGGAAAGGTGGACAAGGCGCCCGACTATACCAAAGACGGAACGTACGACGTCACTGCCACCGGCAAGTTTACCGTGCATGGAGTGACCAAAGAGCGCAGCATAGCAGGGAAAGTGAAGGTAGAAGGGGGCAAAATCTCCATCAGCTCCGATTTCGACGTGGCCCTGACCGATCACAAGATTGAAGTGCCCCAGGTAGTATTTGTAAAGATAGCCCAAGTCATCAGTGTGAAAGCGCAATATGTTTTGACTCCTTACAAAAAGTAA
- a CDS encoding DUF5777 family beta-barrel protein, translating into MKSLRLIFIFICSATASFAQDDLLGELSKQDSATRMPVTATFKSTRIVNGHSVETMKKNHMDFRISHRFGRLNSGAYQFFGLDQATMRLGFEYGLTDRFMIGLGRSTSQKVYDSFAKFKLLQQSTGAGSIPVSVTLFGGLTAATLNKELVFQDKITYSAQVLIARKFGERLSLQLSPTYLHRNHPVVTGDEKVLLALGFGGRYKLSKRVSLNGEYFWTAREKNTITAPYHDSMSFGVDIETGGHVFQLHFTNSLGMIEQQFIGETTGTWGKGDIHYGFNISRTFSFDKKSKGSGKTY; encoded by the coding sequence ATGAAATCACTCCGTCTGATCTTCATTTTTATATGCTCGGCAACTGCATCCTTTGCACAGGATGATCTGCTGGGAGAACTTTCAAAGCAGGATAGTGCAACCAGGATGCCGGTAACAGCCACATTTAAATCCACCCGGATCGTCAATGGGCATTCTGTTGAAACAATGAAAAAAAATCACATGGACTTCCGGATCTCACACCGGTTCGGACGGCTGAATTCAGGGGCTTACCAGTTCTTTGGTCTCGATCAGGCTACGATGCGCCTCGGATTTGAGTACGGGCTTACGGATCGTTTTATGATTGGGCTCGGACGCAGCACCTCCCAGAAAGTTTATGATTCTTTTGCCAAATTCAAGCTGCTTCAGCAAAGTACCGGCGCAGGAAGTATACCCGTATCCGTTACCCTTTTTGGTGGGCTCACAGCAGCTACACTGAACAAGGAACTCGTATTTCAGGACAAGATCACGTACTCGGCGCAGGTACTCATTGCGCGAAAATTCGGAGAGCGGCTTTCACTGCAGTTATCACCTACTTACCTGCACCGCAACCATCCGGTAGTAACGGGAGATGAAAAAGTACTGCTTGCATTGGGCTTTGGAGGGCGGTACAAATTGTCGAAAAGGGTGTCGCTCAATGGAGAGTACTTCTGGACGGCCCGGGAAAAAAACACGATTACAGCGCCCTATCATGATTCTATGTCGTTCGGGGTGGATATTGAAACAGGCGGGCACGTTTTCCAGCTGCATTTCACCAACTCCCTGGGTATGATCGAGCAGCAATTTATAGGAGAAACTACCGGTACCTGGGGCAAGGGAGATATTCATTATGGCTTTAATATTTCCCGGACTTTCAGTTTTGATAAAAAAAGTAAAGGGTCAGGTAAAACGTATTGA
- a CDS encoding QcrA and Rieske domain-containing protein has product MKITKEESMKRGEFLRSFGLSTSALMAFYCMGTLTSCGTDQEDPEPVPGTGSGFTNGISGTASGNAVNFSIDLTHASYSKLKTAGQYSVIGDVLVAFTADSSYIALSKTCTHQGSTVRYRTAQNDVFCDSHNSEFSPTGAVEQGPAAAPLTAYKTTLSTDGNTLTVKA; this is encoded by the coding sequence ATGAAAATCACCAAGGAAGAAAGCATGAAAAGGGGCGAGTTCCTGCGCAGCTTCGGGCTCAGTACCTCAGCCCTGATGGCCTTTTACTGCATGGGTACACTCACCTCCTGCGGTACCGATCAGGAAGATCCTGAGCCGGTTCCCGGCACCGGCAGCGGCTTTACCAATGGAATCAGCGGAACTGCCTCGGGCAATGCTGTTAACTTCAGCATTGATCTCACTCACGCTTCTTACAGCAAGCTTAAAACGGCCGGCCAGTACAGTGTGATCGGCGACGTGCTGGTAGCATTCACGGCGGACAGCTCCTACATTGCCTTGTCCAAGACCTGCACGCACCAGGGCTCGACGGTACGTTACCGTACGGCGCAGAATGATGTATTCTGCGACTCCCATAATTCGGAGTTTTCACCGACCGGTGCTGTGGAGCAGGGTCCGGCAGCCGCGCCGCTCACAGCCTATAAGACCACTTTGTCGACCGACGGCAATACACTGACCGTTAAAGCTTAA
- a CDS encoding RNA polymerase sigma factor yields the protein MPEYNSAVLQELLDGCLQKNRRSQELLYKQFYGYAMSICLRYTRNREEAKEILNDGFFKVFTKLESFDSSRPFKTWLGRIMINTALDHYRQEVRRDVMDDVEAAEQVSVDETVISKLAHDELVALIQKLTPSYRIVFSLYVIDGYTHEEIAEQLKITVGASKSNLSRAREKLREMLSKIKVDDYDRVAR from the coding sequence ATGCCCGAGTATAACTCCGCCGTTCTTCAAGAACTACTCGACGGCTGTTTACAAAAAAACCGCCGCAGTCAGGAGCTGTTGTATAAACAGTTCTACGGCTATGCTATGAGCATTTGCTTACGCTATACACGCAACCGGGAAGAAGCAAAGGAAATACTCAACGACGGTTTTTTTAAGGTTTTTACGAAGCTTGAAAGTTTTGATTCAAGCCGTCCTTTTAAAACCTGGCTGGGCAGGATCATGATCAATACAGCCCTTGACCACTACCGGCAGGAAGTGCGCAGGGATGTAATGGATGATGTGGAAGCCGCAGAGCAGGTGTCCGTGGACGAAACGGTGATCAGCAAGCTGGCTCATGATGAGCTGGTAGCGCTGATACAGAAGCTAACCCCCTCTTACCGCATTGTTTTCAGTTTGTACGTCATTGACGGCTATACACACGAAGAAATTGCAGAACAACTGAAGATTACGGTTGGAGCGTCAAAGTCAAACTTGTCGCGTGCAAGAGAAAAATTGAGAGAAATGTTATCCAAAATCAAAGTTGACGATTATGATAGAGTTGCCAGATGA
- a CDS encoding ABC transporter ATP-binding protein, which yields MSEKKYGTDAPLAVRKISWEGLRITLDIFGYLRPYRWRFFIGMIFLALSTGTSLAFPKLVGSIIEVIEGKSPYTINQITLFLFVVLICQAVFSFFRIYLFTQVSEMAMTNIRSDVFSKIITLPISFLEQRRVGELTSRITSDVSQLQGLLSFTLAEIFRQIATLIVGISILFYTSWKLTLFMLATFPLLVIASVFFGRHMRRLSKIAQDELAAANVVVEETLQSVNVVKAFTNEPLEVNRYKTILQRVVDLSLYAARFRGGFVSFIIFALFGGIVGVVWYGAGLVQSGEFGLSDLFTFILYTTFIGASISGMGDLYAQLNKTVGASERIFEILKETPEIDLSVIDNPDTQRVRGEIIYDNVHFSYPSRSDLTVLKGISFHVRAGEKVALVGYSGAGKSTIVQLLMRFYDFQSGEISIDGQSITSFGISELRKNIAVVPQEVMLFGGTIYENIAYGKPSATRDEIYDAARRAHALEFILSFPEKFETVVGERGIKLSGGQRQRIAIARAILKDPKILILDEATSSLDAESEKLVQVALDELMKNRTTIVIAHRLATIRKVDMIYVIREGKIAESGTHQELSLVDNGLYANLIRLQFETAEDL from the coding sequence ATGAGTGAAAAAAAATACGGGACCGATGCCCCCCTTGCCGTCAGGAAAATCAGCTGGGAAGGTTTGCGGATCACACTGGATATCTTTGGATACCTGCGCCCCTATCGCTGGCGGTTCTTCATCGGGATGATCTTTCTGGCTTTGTCCACAGGTACTTCGCTGGCATTTCCCAAGCTGGTAGGCAGCATCATTGAAGTCATTGAAGGAAAATCGCCCTATACCATCAATCAGATCACACTTTTCCTTTTTGTGGTGCTGATCTGCCAGGCGGTATTTTCATTTTTCCGCATTTACCTGTTTACGCAGGTGAGCGAAATGGCCATGACCAACATCCGCTCGGATGTTTTCAGTAAAATTATTACGCTTCCCATCAGCTTTCTGGAACAGCGGCGGGTAGGCGAGCTCACCAGCCGCATTACTTCCGATGTCTCCCAACTGCAGGGACTGCTTTCTTTTACCCTGGCTGAAATTTTCCGTCAAATTGCCACGCTGATCGTCGGGATCTCCATTCTTTTTTATACTTCCTGGAAGCTCACGCTGTTTATGCTTGCCACCTTCCCGCTCCTTGTGATCGCCTCGGTGTTTTTTGGGCGGCATATGCGGCGGCTGTCCAAGATCGCCCAGGATGAGCTGGCGGCTGCGAATGTGGTGGTGGAAGAAACATTACAGTCCGTGAATGTGGTAAAGGCATTTACAAATGAGCCGCTGGAAGTAAACCGCTACAAAACCATCCTGCAAAGAGTAGTAGACCTGTCGCTATATGCGGCCAGGTTCCGGGGCGGGTTTGTTTCCTTCATCATTTTTGCATTGTTCGGCGGCATTGTGGGTGTGGTGTGGTACGGGGCAGGGCTGGTGCAATCGGGTGAGTTTGGACTGTCGGACCTGTTTACATTTATTTTGTACACCACTTTTATAGGCGCCTCTATCAGCGGTATGGGCGACTTGTACGCGCAGCTCAACAAAACTGTGGGAGCATCCGAGCGGATTTTTGAAATTCTGAAAGAAACACCTGAAATCGACCTGTCGGTAATAGACAATCCTGATACACAGCGGGTACGCGGTGAGATCATTTACGACAATGTACATTTTTCATACCCTTCCCGCTCCGACCTGACGGTACTAAAAGGCATTTCCTTCCATGTGCGTGCAGGTGAAAAAGTTGCGCTGGTCGGGTACAGCGGTGCGGGCAAATCTACCATTGTGCAGCTGCTGATGCGTTTTTACGATTTTCAATCGGGTGAGATCAGCATTGACGGTCAGTCAATTACTTCCTTTGGCATTTCAGAACTCAGGAAAAACATAGCCGTCGTTCCGCAGGAGGTAATGCTTTTCGGGGGGACGATTTATGAAAACATTGCATACGGAAAACCTTCGGCAACACGGGATGAGATTTATGATGCGGCGCGGCGTGCGCATGCGCTGGAATTTATCCTTTCTTTTCCTGAAAAGTTTGAGACCGTAGTGGGTGAAAGGGGCATCAAGCTCTCCGGCGGCCAGCGGCAGCGCATTGCCATCGCACGGGCGATCCTGAAAGACCCCAAAATCCTGATCCTTGACGAAGCCACCAGCTCGCTGGACGCAGAGTCGGAAAAGCTGGTACAGGTAGCATTGGATGAATTAATGAAAAACCGGACTACGATTGTCATTGCTCACCGCTTGGCGACCATTCGTAAAGTAGATATGATTTATGTGATCCGTGAAGGTAAAATTGCAGAGTCAGGTACGCACCAGGAGTTAAGCCTGGTGGACAACGGATTGTACGCCAACCTGATCAGATTGCAGTTTGAAACCGCCGAAGACCTTTAA
- a CDS encoding MutS-related protein, whose protein sequence is MEPHSISTSPRDFFEKELKEARQLEQAAALRFNQLAILRLAVFAGILLSIFLWNRTGQPFWGIGVAVLIPVFLWLMRRQQVTRRERDFRHNLAAVNEEELERLEYRFIRADTGVQFQQKDHAFASDLDIFGAYSLYKLLNHTRTAEGSRRLAHWLLNHAEPDEIAARQQAASELSRHPHFVQTWEATALLHKNAAGQVSEFRAWTSEPLPHHLEKALRWRWWSVVTLTIAALAIFHILPGWTVVLSLALHLVILRQFQATIASVTNRTTALGQTLVAYADLLKLAGDAPFSAAWWSVRREKFANAPAALQEAGTWFGRLDYRNNPFFGILVGIPVFWDLHCLAALESWKKQHQTHLNDWLDVLADVEAIGSLGGYAFANPACVAPEVTRMPEVRIATRDMGHPLIPAGKRVSNSFDMEGTGHTVLVTGSNMSGKSTFLRTLGLNIVLAQMGAVVSAVSFTCTPLRVFSSMRTQDSLEESTSSFYAELKRLRSLLKLAAEPGGSPVFYLLDEILKGTNSADRHRGAEALIRQLHTRNASGLVSTHDLELGEWGATERFVHNFHFRSDVEDGRLHFDYRLHEGICRSFNASELMRMMGIDIDLTTGAGRGN, encoded by the coding sequence ATGGAGCCACACAGCATAAGCACATCCCCCCGGGATTTTTTTGAAAAAGAACTAAAAGAAGCCCGGCAGCTTGAACAAGCCGCTGCGCTCCGGTTCAACCAGCTTGCAATCCTTCGCCTTGCTGTGTTTGCGGGCATTCTGCTGAGCATCTTTTTATGGAACCGTACAGGCCAGCCATTCTGGGGTATCGGTGTTGCAGTATTAATTCCCGTATTTCTGTGGCTGATGCGCCGGCAGCAGGTGACGCGGCGCGAGCGTGACTTCCGGCACAACCTGGCCGCTGTGAATGAAGAAGAGCTTGAACGCCTTGAATACCGGTTCATCAGAGCAGATACGGGTGTGCAGTTTCAGCAGAAAGACCATGCATTTGCTTCCGACCTTGACATTTTCGGTGCATACTCACTATACAAGCTGCTCAATCATACGCGCACAGCCGAGGGAAGCCGCAGACTTGCCCACTGGCTGCTGAACCATGCTGAGCCGGATGAAATAGCGGCCCGCCAGCAGGCCGCCTCGGAGCTGAGCCGTCATCCGCATTTTGTACAAACCTGGGAAGCCACGGCATTGCTGCACAAAAATGCCGCCGGACAGGTAAGCGAGTTCCGGGCGTGGACGTCTGAACCGCTCCCGCATCATCTCGAAAAAGCATTGCGCTGGCGCTGGTGGAGCGTTGTAACCCTGACCATCGCCGCACTGGCTATTTTTCACATCCTTCCCGGTTGGACAGTCGTTCTCAGCCTGGCACTGCACCTGGTGATTTTGAGACAGTTTCAGGCAACAATCGCATCTGTAACCAATCGCACGACTGCTCTCGGACAAACCCTGGTTGCTTATGCCGACCTGCTCAAACTGGCCGGTGATGCGCCATTCAGCGCGGCTTGGTGGTCTGTGCGCAGAGAAAAATTTGCAAATGCGCCGGCTGCACTCCAAGAGGCCGGCACGTGGTTTGGCCGGCTGGATTACCGCAACAATCCCTTTTTTGGCATACTCGTGGGAATACCGGTCTTCTGGGACCTGCATTGCCTGGCTGCGCTGGAGAGCTGGAAAAAACAACATCAGACGCATCTGAACGACTGGCTGGACGTACTCGCCGATGTGGAAGCGATCGGCAGCCTGGGAGGCTATGCATTTGCAAATCCGGCCTGTGTTGCTCCTGAGGTAACCCGTATGCCGGAAGTACGCATTGCAACCCGTGACATGGGCCATCCGCTGATTCCTGCCGGAAAACGTGTAAGCAATAGTTTTGATATGGAAGGTACAGGGCATACGGTACTGGTGACAGGCTCCAATATGTCGGGAAAAAGTACATTTCTGCGTACCCTGGGTCTCAATATTGTGCTGGCGCAAATGGGTGCAGTTGTTTCAGCTGTATCGTTTACTTGTACGCCTCTGCGCGTTTTCAGCAGCATGCGTACCCAGGACTCCCTGGAAGAGAGTACGTCCTCATTCTATGCAGAATTAAAGCGGCTGCGAAGCCTGCTCAAACTGGCAGCAGAGCCGGGCGGCAGTCCGGTGTTTTATCTGCTGGACGAAATCCTGAAAGGTACCAACTCTGCCGACCGTCACCGGGGAGCAGAGGCGCTGATCCGGCAGCTGCATACCAGGAATGCATCCGGATTGGTTTCCACGCACGATCTTGAACTGGGAGAGTGGGGAGCGACCGAGCGCTTCGTGCACAACTTTCATTTCCGGTCCGATGTGGAAGATGGCCGGCTGCACTTCGACTACCGGCTGCATGAGGGCATTTGCCGGAGCTTCAATGCCTCTGAACTGATGCGTATGATGGGCATCGACATCGATCTGACGACCGGAGCAGGCAGGGGTAATTAA
- the rseP gene encoding RIP metalloprotease RseP — protein MEVLIMAGQLILGLSILVGLHEWGHMAAAKMFGMRVEKYFIGFPPKIFSIQRGETEYGIGAIPLGGFVKISGMIDESMDTEAMNKEPQPWEFRSKPAWQRLIVMLGGIFVNVIVGIFIFIVIAYHEGEKYLSVSEVNKHGIVAGELAQEIGLKTGDKIIRVNGKPFSNFKEVVSSEVFLGSNSSYTVDRNGREVEIDIPNNFIEKLADPEEKGNFILPVEPFVIGELVPDLPAEKAGLKTGDKVISINNTPVPFFHNLQAELQKLKGRNVTLVVDRGGERKSLPMQVSPEGTIGFYPQSQLKYTSVEFTLPQAISEGTEEAFAVVYNNLKGFGKIFRGEVSPSKALSGPIGIARMFGGVWDWSRFWRLTGLLSMVLAFMNALPIPALDGGHAVILSYEIVSGRKPSDQFLENAQKVGMVLLLGLMAFAIFNDVWKAVF, from the coding sequence ATGGAAGTATTAATAATGGCGGGACAACTCATACTGGGTTTGTCCATTTTGGTAGGTCTGCACGAGTGGGGGCATATGGCCGCTGCGAAAATGTTCGGGATGCGGGTTGAAAAGTACTTCATCGGTTTTCCCCCAAAGATATTCAGCATACAAAGAGGTGAAACAGAATACGGTATTGGCGCTATTCCGCTGGGAGGATTTGTAAAAATTTCGGGGATGATCGACGAGTCGATGGATACCGAGGCCATGAATAAGGAGCCCCAGCCCTGGGAGTTTCGCTCCAAGCCGGCCTGGCAGCGGCTGATCGTGATGCTCGGCGGTATTTTTGTAAACGTGATCGTCGGTATCTTTATCTTCATCGTCATTGCCTACCACGAGGGTGAAAAGTACCTTTCAGTTTCCGAAGTCAACAAGCATGGCATTGTAGCCGGTGAGCTGGCGCAGGAGATCGGGTTGAAAACGGGCGATAAAATCATTCGTGTGAATGGAAAACCCTTTTCCAACTTCAAGGAAGTCGTGAGCTCGGAAGTTTTCCTGGGCAGCAACAGTTCCTATACGGTCGACCGTAATGGCCGCGAGGTAGAAATTGATATTCCGAATAACTTTATCGAAAAACTTGCAGACCCTGAGGAGAAAGGCAACTTTATCCTTCCCGTGGAGCCTTTTGTAATCGGCGAGCTGGTTCCTGACCTTCCTGCTGAAAAGGCTGGTCTCAAAACAGGTGATAAGGTAATTTCCATTAACAATACACCGGTACCGTTTTTCCATAATCTGCAAGCCGAGCTGCAAAAGCTGAAAGGCCGCAATGTAACGCTGGTAGTGGATCGTGGCGGCGAACGCAAGTCACTGCCGATGCAGGTGTCTCCCGAAGGTACCATCGGATTTTATCCTCAATCCCAGCTGAAATATACGTCTGTGGAATTCACATTGCCGCAGGCTATCAGTGAAGGAACAGAAGAGGCTTTTGCAGTGGTTTACAATAACCTGAAAGGTTTTGGTAAAATATTCAGGGGAGAAGTTTCACCGTCGAAGGCACTGAGCGGCCCGATCGGCATTGCCCGGATGTTCGGCGGTGTTTGGGACTGGTCGCGTTTCTGGCGTCTTACCGGTCTTCTTTCCATGGTACTTGCATTCATGAATGCATTGCCGATCCCCGCGCTGGATGGCGGGCATGCGGTCATATTGTCCTACGAAATCGTTTCAGGACGCAAGCCTTCCGACCAGTTCCTTGAAAATGCCCAGAAAGTAGGGATGGTGCTCCTGCTGGGTTTAATGGCCTTCGCGATATTCAATGATGTTTGGAAAGCAGTTTTCTGA